A stretch of the Bacillaceae bacterium S4-13-56 genome encodes the following:
- the fabG gene encoding 3-oxoacyl-[acyl-carrier-protein] reductase, translated as MLLGQVALVTGASRGIGRAIALELAKNGAKVVVNYSGSEQRAEEVVTEIKAMGQEALKIKANVSNEEDVKAMVKETIDTFGQLDILVNNAGITRDNLLMRMKTEEFDQVIETNLKGVFLTTKAVTRQMMKQKKGRIINIASVVGVIGNPGQANYVAAKAGVIGMTKSNAKELAPRNILVNAVAPGFIKTDMTDQLTEEQQKEMLHHIPLSRLGEGEDVAKVVRFLASPDANYITGQVIHVDGGMVM; from the coding sequence ATGCTACTAGGACAAGTCGCACTTGTTACAGGTGCCTCAAGAGGTATTGGGCGTGCAATTGCGTTAGAACTAGCCAAAAATGGTGCAAAGGTTGTTGTGAATTATTCGGGAAGTGAGCAAAGAGCAGAGGAAGTTGTTACTGAAATTAAGGCAATGGGACAAGAAGCTTTAAAAATAAAAGCAAATGTATCCAATGAAGAAGATGTAAAAGCTATGGTTAAAGAGACGATTGACACTTTTGGTCAATTAGATATACTTGTCAATAACGCAGGCATTACCAGAGACAATTTACTAATGCGCATGAAAACCGAAGAATTTGATCAAGTGATTGAAACAAATTTAAAGGGAGTATTTCTTACAACAAAAGCGGTTACTAGGCAAATGATGAAACAAAAGAAGGGCCGTATTATCAACATTGCATCCGTAGTGGGTGTGATAGGGAACCCGGGACAGGCGAATTATGTCGCTGCTAAAGCAGGCGTCATTGGTATGACAAAATCCAATGCCAAGGAATTAGCTCCAAGGAATATCCTTGTCAATGCTGTAGCGCCTGGGTTTATAAAGACTGATATGACGGATCAATTAACAGAAGAACAACAAAAAGAAATGCTTCATCATATCCCACTTTCTCGGCTGGGCGAAGGTGAAGACGTTGCCAAAGTCGTCCGGTTTTTAGCAAGTCCAGATGCTAATTATATCACTGGTCAGGTTATTCATGTAGATGGCGGGATGGTCATGTAG
- the recG gene encoding ATP-dependent DNA helicase RecG, with amino-acid sequence MNKTPVEQLPGVGEKVKESLQGIGIESVEDLLYYFPFRYETYEVKSLSELQHDERATIEGKVIYPPSLVFYGRRKSKLTLTLEVENMIVKAVLFNRAFAKDQLQPGDWITVTGKWDQRKLQVTVSQYHKGKAKHLQPIQPVYPLRGDIKLQRLKRWISSALSFSNGSLEEYIPKRYLKQYKLPTLFQALHTMHFPENHFALKHARRRFVFEELFIFQLKMQLLRKKKKEATKGNTKNWDKFSLQEFVDQLPFELTDAQKQSSREILLDLKSPFRMNRLLQGDVGSGKTIVAALSVYAVHLSGYQSAIMVPTEVLAEQHYQSLSELFNNHVKVVLLTGSIKGKKRREIVELIKNNQADVIVGTHALIQDEIEYSKLGFVVVDEQHRFGVQQRRILREKGLVPDVLFMTATPIPRTLSITAFGDMDVSTIDQMPVGRKPVKTYWAKEQMISRVLHFIEEEVKKGHQAYVICPLIEESEKLDIQNVLDVYQQLTAYFSPVYQVGLMHGRLSNEEKENVMREYTKNNVQVLVSTTVVEVGVNVPNATVMMIYDAERFGLAQLHQLRGRVGRGKEQSYCILLADPKTDVGKERMQVMTQTTDGFELSEFDLKLRGPGDFFGKKQSGLPDFKVADLVHDYRALETARKDAQQVIESGLLETEEFINLKKIVEQDPIFQGEILD; translated from the coding sequence GCTATGAAACCTATGAAGTCAAATCATTATCAGAATTGCAACACGATGAAAGAGCAACCATAGAGGGAAAGGTGATTTATCCACCTTCCCTTGTTTTTTATGGTAGAAGAAAATCGAAACTAACATTAACCTTAGAGGTTGAAAATATGATTGTGAAAGCTGTTCTATTCAATCGTGCTTTTGCGAAAGATCAATTGCAACCAGGAGATTGGATTACTGTAACTGGAAAGTGGGACCAAAGGAAACTCCAAGTTACTGTCAGTCAATACCATAAAGGAAAAGCAAAGCACCTCCAACCTATTCAACCCGTTTATCCTTTAAGAGGTGATATTAAATTGCAGCGCTTGAAGAGGTGGATAAGCTCAGCTCTATCATTCAGCAATGGTTCCCTTGAGGAATATATTCCAAAACGGTATTTAAAACAATATAAATTACCTACCCTTTTTCAAGCACTACATACTATGCACTTTCCAGAAAATCATTTTGCTTTAAAACATGCGAGAAGAAGGTTTGTCTTTGAGGAGTTGTTCATTTTTCAATTAAAAATGCAATTACTTCGAAAAAAGAAAAAGGAAGCAACAAAAGGGAATACTAAAAATTGGGACAAGTTCTCACTCCAAGAATTCGTTGATCAATTACCCTTTGAACTTACAGATGCTCAAAAACAATCATCTAGAGAAATTCTTTTGGATTTAAAAAGTCCATTTCGAATGAATCGTTTGTTACAAGGGGATGTTGGTTCTGGGAAGACCATAGTTGCTGCCCTTTCTGTATATGCCGTTCATTTGTCTGGATACCAAAGTGCCATAATGGTTCCTACTGAAGTTCTTGCAGAACAACATTATCAATCTTTATCCGAGCTTTTTAATAATCACGTAAAAGTTGTTCTTTTAACTGGGTCTATAAAAGGGAAGAAAAGAAGAGAAATAGTAGAGTTGATTAAGAATAATCAGGCAGATGTAATTGTTGGTACCCATGCCCTCATTCAAGATGAAATTGAATATTCAAAGCTAGGTTTTGTTGTTGTTGACGAGCAGCATCGTTTTGGAGTTCAGCAAAGAAGAATTTTGCGAGAAAAGGGCTTAGTTCCCGATGTTTTATTTATGACAGCAACACCAATTCCAAGAACGTTATCTATAACAGCATTTGGTGACATGGATGTTTCTACCATTGATCAAATGCCTGTAGGGAGGAAGCCTGTTAAGACCTATTGGGCAAAAGAACAAATGATATCCAGAGTCCTTCACTTTATAGAGGAAGAAGTGAAAAAAGGACACCAGGCGTATGTTATTTGTCCTTTAATTGAGGAAAGCGAGAAATTGGATATCCAAAATGTATTAGATGTCTATCAACAGCTAACGGCTTATTTTTCTCCAGTTTATCAAGTTGGACTGATGCATGGAAGACTTAGTAATGAGGAAAAAGAAAATGTAATGAGAGAGTATACGAAAAATAATGTTCAGGTTTTGGTTTCAACAACTGTAGTAGAAGTCGGTGTGAACGTTCCTAATGCCACAGTGATGATGATTTATGATGCGGAGCGTTTTGGTCTAGCCCAACTCCATCAGCTGCGCGGAAGAGTAGGAAGAGGGAAAGAACAGTCTTATTGTATTCTTCTAGCCGATCCCAAGACTGATGTAGGGAAAGAGCGAATGCAAGTTATGACACAAACTACCGATGGGTTTGAACTATCAGAATTTGATTTAAAGCTAAGGGGGCCGGGAGACTTTTTTGGAAAAAAACAATCTGGGCTGCCTGATTTTAAAGTAGCCGATCTAGTCCATGATTATCGCGCCCTTGAAACGGCAAGAAAAGATGCTCAACAGGTGATTGAGTCTGGGCTCTTAGAAACGGAAGAATTTATAAATTTAAAAAAGATAGTAGAGCAAGACCCTATCTTTCAAGGTGAGATTTTGGACTAA
- the rnc gene encoding ribonuclease III — MNFDNFQQKIGITFQNPDLLKQAFTHSSYVNEHRKQPFEDNERLEFLGDAVLELTISDYLYKNFPKMSEGELTKYRAAIVCEASLVHLAHDLQFEKLILLGKGEEITGGRQRPALLADVFEAFIGAIYLDQGYEVVVQFLKQFVYPKIKKGAFSHAMDYKSQLQEVVQKVKNGTIEYEITEERGPAHNREFVAHVIISNSVAGIGIGRTKKEAEQKAAHEALKKY, encoded by the coding sequence GTGAACTTCGATAACTTTCAACAAAAGATTGGTATAACATTCCAAAATCCGGATTTGTTAAAACAAGCATTTACCCATTCATCATATGTGAATGAGCATCGAAAACAGCCTTTTGAGGACAATGAGCGTCTCGAGTTTTTAGGAGATGCGGTTCTAGAGCTTACAATCTCCGATTATTTATATAAAAACTTTCCTAAAATGAGTGAAGGTGAATTAACTAAATATAGAGCAGCCATTGTTTGCGAAGCTTCTTTAGTGCATTTAGCTCATGACCTTCAATTTGAAAAACTGATTCTTCTAGGAAAGGGAGAAGAAATTACAGGGGGTCGGCAACGTCCAGCGTTACTAGCAGACGTGTTTGAGGCCTTTATCGGGGCAATATATCTAGACCAGGGATATGAGGTTGTTGTTCAGTTTCTTAAGCAATTTGTTTATCCTAAGATCAAAAAAGGTGCTTTTTCTCATGCGATGGATTACAAAAGTCAACTTCAGGAAGTTGTTCAAAAAGTAAAGAATGGCACCATTGAATATGAAATCACAGAGGAGAGAGGCCCTGCTCATAATCGAGAATTTGTTGCCCATGTCATCATCTCAAATTCAGTGGCTGGTATAGGTATCGGGAGGACTAAAAAAGAAGCAGAGCAAAAAGCAGCCCATGAGGCATTAAAAAAGTACTAG
- a CDS encoding DUF1128 domain-containing protein, translating to MTLDMQNQENLSFMIQEMAKKLQVVNRSIMDPKDYPLKNYEEIKNLYDMIHAKENFSVSEIQAIVEELGKYRRK from the coding sequence ATGACTTTAGATATGCAAAACCAAGAAAATTTATCCTTTATGATCCAAGAAATGGCAAAAAAATTACAAGTAGTAAACCGTTCCATCATGGACCCAAAGGACTACCCATTAAAAAACTACGAAGAGATTAAGAACTTATATGATATGATTCATGCTAAAGAGAACTTTAGTGTATCTGAAATCCAAGCTATTGTTGAGGAGTTAGGCAAATACCGAAGGAAATAA
- the smc gene encoding chromosome segregation protein SMC, protein MFLKRLETVGFKSFAERTTVEFVPGVTAVVGPNGSGKSNIIDAVRWVLGEQSAKSLRGSKMEDIIFAGSDSRKPLNFAEVSLILDNADQTLPIDYHEVAVTRRVYRSGESEFLINQQSCRLKDIVDLFMDSGLGREAFSIISQGKIEEILSSKAEERRTIFEEAAGVLKYKNRKKKAEYKLAETQENLNRVEDIIYELEQQLEPLKEQAAIAKEYLDKKEVLKEKEVSLLVTEIEAFHLEWQAILSELKEKQDEAIKLQTEIQSGEAEMEAEQSQIQTLEESIEKLQESLLELTRDLEHIEGKKELYHQRLRYSEEKILKIDQDLLAYQNQKENLDVKIQLQREAAKVKEKSLFEVKKQVEEKEKEFSHLSINTEEVLENLKSDYIERLNEQAALRNETQSLNKQREQVERRIQRLREKFQDSISERKMIEAQISDRNYKVLESEEELSQLLSSLQQLNQEKNRAEKALEQDQSKLYQGYQFAEKLRSKKEMLEDLKEDFSGFFQGVREVLKARENKELNNIFGAIIELISIPDDYVTAIETTLNAQAQHIVVQNENTARECILYLKKNQKGRATFLPLESIQERSIPSSLLQGIKNDLGFVGVASDLVSSDPTVSKAVRHLLGHIVIAKTLKDANRLATQLYRKYRIVTLDGDVVNPGGSMSGGAKANTKSSLFTRDKELQDVTKKLEEYQVKIKAFEQHVKQQKEKLKEIEHQRVELEQKRSSIEGKLQTRRDDYKEISYQEKRMNEQLALFDQEESQLTQEEKEYRSQLTKCKEQMDLLQEKIQLMKEEMDQLSRQQSEQRTSKESVSEVLQSLRIKLAENQTELRSEVDKHQRLKKELEVVKESILELTNERHQIEEEIKGEESEDVLVEKLKMVKQEKFQTEQLIQQRRENRLKRIQKVQDETRELKQIKKIFEALQNEIRQKEVKSNRLDVELENRLHTLREDYTLSFEKAKSNYPIVDDVEEARKKVKFIKREIEELGAVNIGAIEEYERIKERYEFLSEQQSDLEQAKLTLREIIAEMDQEMSRRFEDTFSQIRIEFQKVFKALFGGGQADLRLTDPSAILETGVDIVAQPPGKKLQNLGLLSGGERAFTAIALLFAILTVRPVPFCILDEVEAALDDANVNRFARYLKRFSQNTQFIVITHRKGTMEEADVLYGVTMQESGVSRLVSVKLEETKEFVEVGKEDRN, encoded by the coding sequence ATGTTCCTCAAGCGTTTAGAAACAGTAGGTTTTAAGTCATTTGCGGAGCGAACTACAGTAGAATTTGTTCCAGGAGTAACAGCCGTTGTTGGGCCTAATGGAAGTGGAAAAAGTAATATTATTGATGCTGTACGTTGGGTATTAGGAGAACAATCTGCAAAATCTCTTCGAGGGTCTAAAATGGAAGACATCATTTTTGCAGGAAGTGATTCGAGAAAACCATTGAACTTTGCTGAAGTATCCCTCATTCTTGATAATGCAGATCAGACATTGCCTATTGATTACCATGAAGTTGCTGTCACGAGAAGGGTTTATCGCTCCGGAGAAAGTGAATTTTTAATTAACCAGCAATCTTGCCGTTTGAAGGATATCGTTGATCTTTTTATGGATTCTGGTCTTGGAAGAGAAGCATTCTCTATTATTAGTCAGGGGAAAATAGAGGAAATTCTTAGTTCAAAGGCTGAAGAACGGAGAACGATCTTTGAAGAAGCTGCTGGTGTGCTGAAATATAAAAATCGCAAGAAAAAAGCGGAGTACAAATTAGCTGAAACACAAGAAAACTTAAATCGTGTAGAAGATATTATTTACGAATTAGAACAGCAATTGGAACCACTTAAGGAACAAGCGGCTATTGCTAAAGAATACTTGGATAAAAAAGAAGTATTAAAGGAAAAGGAAGTTTCTCTTCTTGTAACTGAAATAGAAGCTTTTCACTTAGAGTGGCAGGCCATTTTAAGTGAATTGAAAGAGAAACAAGATGAAGCAATCAAACTTCAAACGGAGATCCAATCAGGTGAGGCAGAGATGGAGGCAGAGCAAAGCCAAATTCAAACCCTTGAGGAATCTATAGAAAAGCTACAAGAATCCTTGTTAGAATTGACAAGGGATTTAGAGCATATTGAAGGAAAAAAAGAGTTATATCACCAACGATTACGGTATTCAGAAGAAAAAATTCTTAAGATTGACCAAGACTTATTAGCTTATCAAAATCAGAAAGAGAACCTAGATGTTAAGATTCAACTGCAAAGGGAAGCGGCTAAAGTAAAAGAAAAGTCATTATTTGAAGTTAAGAAGCAGGTGGAAGAGAAGGAAAAGGAGTTTAGTCATCTATCAATAAACACAGAAGAAGTGTTGGAAAACCTTAAAAGTGATTATATTGAAAGGTTGAATGAACAGGCTGCCTTAAGAAATGAGACACAATCTCTAAACAAGCAAAGGGAGCAGGTTGAACGAAGAATTCAAAGACTGCGAGAGAAGTTTCAAGACTCTATTAGTGAAAGAAAAATGATTGAAGCACAAATAAGTGACCGAAACTATAAGGTTTTAGAGAGCGAGGAAGAGCTTAGCCAACTTCTTTCATCTTTACAACAGTTAAATCAAGAAAAAAACAGGGCGGAAAAAGCCTTAGAACAAGATCAATCAAAGCTTTATCAGGGATATCAATTTGCAGAAAAACTTCGGTCCAAAAAAGAGATGCTAGAAGATTTAAAAGAAGATTTCTCTGGTTTTTTCCAAGGGGTAAGAGAGGTTTTGAAAGCACGTGAAAACAAAGAATTAAATAATATTTTCGGGGCAATTATCGAACTTATATCTATACCAGATGATTACGTGACGGCGATTGAAACCACTTTAAATGCACAAGCTCAGCATATTGTGGTTCAAAATGAGAACACTGCAAGAGAGTGCATTTTATATCTTAAGAAGAACCAAAAAGGGAGAGCAACCTTCTTACCTTTAGAATCCATACAAGAGAGATCAATCCCATCCTCCCTTCTTCAGGGAATTAAAAATGATTTGGGATTTGTTGGCGTAGCTTCCGACTTAGTTTCTAGTGATCCAACTGTTTCAAAGGCAGTTCGTCACTTGCTAGGACATATTGTTATTGCAAAGACCCTAAAAGATGCGAATCGCTTGGCTACTCAGCTTTATCGAAAGTACAGAATTGTTACTCTCGATGGAGATGTCGTTAATCCAGGCGGATCTATGAGTGGAGGGGCAAAAGCGAATACGAAGTCTTCTCTATTTACAAGAGACAAAGAATTGCAGGATGTTACTAAGAAATTAGAAGAATACCAAGTGAAAATTAAGGCATTTGAGCAACACGTAAAACAACAAAAAGAAAAGCTAAAGGAAATTGAACATCAACGCGTAGAACTTGAGCAAAAACGTTCATCCATTGAAGGGAAACTCCAAACAAGAAGAGATGATTATAAAGAGATTTCCTATCAGGAAAAAAGAATGAATGAACAACTTGCTTTATTTGATCAAGAAGAAAGCCAACTTACACAGGAAGAAAAGGAATATAGATCTCAGCTGACTAAATGTAAGGAACAAATGGATTTACTACAAGAAAAGATTCAGTTAATGAAAGAGGAAATGGATCAATTATCTAGGCAACAGAGTGAACAAAGAACTTCAAAAGAATCGGTAAGTGAAGTTTTACAAAGTCTACGTATAAAGCTAGCAGAAAATCAAACCGAGCTTCGTAGTGAGGTAGACAAACATCAAAGATTAAAAAAGGAATTAGAGGTTGTAAAAGAATCAATCCTTGAGCTTACAAATGAAAGACATCAGATCGAAGAAGAAATAAAAGGGGAAGAGTCTGAGGATGTACTAGTTGAAAAACTAAAAATGGTCAAGCAAGAGAAATTTCAGACGGAGCAACTTATTCAACAACGAAGAGAAAACCGTTTGAAAAGAATTCAAAAGGTTCAAGATGAAACACGAGAGCTTAAACAGATTAAGAAGATTTTTGAAGCTCTTCAAAATGAGATCCGGCAAAAGGAAGTTAAATCCAATCGACTAGACGTAGAATTGGAAAATCGTCTTCATACGTTGCGTGAGGACTATACTTTGTCGTTTGAAAAGGCTAAATCCAATTATCCAATTGTTGATGATGTAGAGGAAGCACGCAAGAAAGTGAAATTTATTAAACGTGAAATAGAAGAGTTAGGAGCAGTAAATATTGGTGCTATTGAAGAATATGAACGTATCAAAGAAAGATATGAATTTTTATCAGAACAACAATCTGATCTTGAACAAGCTAAATTGACTTTACGTGAAATTATTGCTGAAATGGACCAAGAGATGTCAAGGAGATTTGAAGATACTTTTTCTCAAATTCGAATAGAGTTTCAGAAGGTATTTAAAGCGTTGTTTGGTGGTGGTCAGGCTGACTTAAGGCTAACTGACCCATCCGCAATATTGGAGACAGGGGTAGACATTGTTGCACAGCCACCAGGTAAAAAACTACAAAATTTGGGGTTGCTCTCTGGTGGAGAGCGCGCTTTTACTGCCATTGCTTTGTTATTTGCAATCTTGACAGTTCGGCCAGTACCATTTTGTATTCTGGACGAAGTGGAAGCTGCACTTGATGATGCTAATGTTAATCGTTTCGCTCGTTACTTGAAAAGATTTAGTCAAAATACACAATTCATTGTGATAACTCATCGAAAAGGAACGATGGAGGAAGCTGATGTTCTGTACGGTGTAACCATGCAGGAATCTGGTGTATCAAGGCTTGTATCAGTGAAACTAGAAGAAACGAAGGAATTTGTGGAAGTAGGAAAGGAAGATCGCAATTGA
- the acpP gene encoding acyl carrier protein: MADVFDRVKQIIIDRLDVDEAKVIMEASFKEDLEADSLDVVELVMELEDEFDMEISDDDAEKINTVGDAVNYINSRG; the protein is encoded by the coding sequence ATGGCAGACGTATTTGACCGCGTAAAACAAATTATTATTGACCGCTTAGATGTTGATGAAGCAAAGGTGATAATGGAGGCTTCCTTTAAGGAAGACCTAGAGGCTGACTCCCTTGACGTAGTTGAGTTAGTAATGGAACTAGAAGATGAATTTGATATGGAAATTTCTGATGATGATGCTGAAAAAATTAATACCGTTGGAGATGCTGTGAATTACATAAACAGCCGCGGTTAA
- the plsX gene encoding phosphate acyltransferase PlsX has product MKIAIDAMGGDNAPKAIVLGAIEAVKQFPNIEITLFGNEEKIKLYLTETNRIKVVHTNEVITSEDEPVRAVRRKKDASMVLMAKEVKEGRADACISAGNTGALMSAGLFVVGRISGIERPALSPTLPTIDGKGFLLLDVGANVDAKPQHLLQYAVMGSIYAEKVRGIDRPKIGLLNVGTESGKGNDLTKKSFYILQEAPINFVGNVEARDLLQGAADVVVTDGFTGNVTLKTIEGTALSMFSMIKTTFMSSLKTKIAAAVVKNDLKALKNQLDYSEYGGAGLFGLSAPVIKAHGSSNAKAIVSAIKQAIEMVDQNVVATIEKAIQQTSKEE; this is encoded by the coding sequence ATGAAAATAGCAATCGATGCTATGGGAGGAGACAATGCTCCAAAAGCCATTGTACTTGGAGCCATAGAAGCGGTGAAACAGTTTCCAAATATAGAAATTACTTTATTTGGGAACGAAGAGAAGATTAAACTTTACCTAACGGAGACAAATCGTATAAAAGTGGTACATACAAATGAAGTGATCACATCTGAGGATGAGCCAGTGCGTGCCGTTAGAAGGAAAAAAGACGCTTCTATGGTATTAATGGCAAAAGAAGTCAAAGAGGGACGGGCAGATGCTTGTATTTCTGCAGGAAATACAGGAGCCCTTATGAGTGCGGGTCTATTTGTTGTAGGAAGAATTTCAGGAATTGAACGTCCGGCCCTTTCCCCTACCTTGCCAACAATAGATGGTAAAGGATTTCTTCTGCTAGATGTTGGTGCGAATGTTGATGCTAAACCTCAACATCTTCTCCAATATGCTGTTATGGGATCCATTTACGCTGAAAAAGTACGTGGGATTGATCGTCCTAAAATAGGTCTTTTAAATGTGGGAACTGAGTCAGGGAAAGGAAACGATTTAACGAAGAAGTCTTTTTACATTCTACAAGAAGCACCGATCAACTTCGTGGGAAATGTAGAAGCCCGAGATTTATTGCAAGGGGCTGCAGATGTTGTAGTTACCGACGGATTTACAGGGAACGTGACTCTTAAAACCATTGAGGGAACAGCTTTATCAATGTTTTCAATGATAAAAACTACCTTTATGTCATCCCTGAAAACTAAGATTGCAGCAGCCGTAGTCAAGAATGATTTAAAAGCTTTAAAAAATCAATTAGATTACTCTGAATACGGTGGTGCGGGTTTATTTGGACTTTCAGCGCCAGTGATTAAGGCTCATGGATCATCTAATGCAAAGGCTATTGTTAGTGCTATAAAGCAAGCCATTGAGATGGTTGATCAAAATGTTGTGGCTACAATAGAAAAAGCCATTCAACAAACATCAAAGGAGGAGTAA
- the fabD gene encoding ACP S-malonyltransferase: MKKVALVFPGQGSQVIGMGKDVFHTYDRVKDCFHVGENLLGYPILDLMFNGPEEELTKTENAQPALLLTSIGILRELEAQGVQATVTAGHSLGEYSAMVAAGAISFEEALPLVHERGKLMEKAFPSGKGAMAAVLGLNAEEIQTTLEQINAGEEIVDIANYNCPGQIVISGTKQGVQRASEFLKDKGAKRVIELNVSGPFHSRLMKPASESFSEVLQNIKFQDSNVPVVMNVSANASSKKEELQDALERQLYSPVQWEETIRSILDMDVDAIVEVGSGKVLSGLVRKVERRMKTFSVQDTDSLNEFINWYKED; the protein is encoded by the coding sequence ATGAAAAAAGTTGCCCTTGTCTTTCCTGGCCAAGGTTCACAGGTCATAGGAATGGGAAAGGATGTTTTTCATACATATGATCGTGTTAAGGATTGTTTTCATGTTGGCGAGAACCTCTTAGGCTATCCTATATTAGATTTAATGTTTAATGGGCCGGAAGAGGAACTGACAAAGACGGAAAATGCTCAACCAGCCTTATTATTAACAAGTATTGGGATATTGAGAGAACTTGAGGCCCAAGGTGTCCAAGCAACTGTTACGGCGGGGCATAGTTTGGGAGAATACAGTGCGATGGTTGCAGCTGGAGCCATATCATTTGAAGAGGCTTTGCCATTGGTACATGAACGAGGAAAGTTAATGGAGAAAGCTTTCCCTTCTGGAAAAGGGGCTATGGCAGCGGTGCTGGGGTTAAATGCTGAAGAAATTCAGACAACTCTTGAACAGATAAATGCTGGCGAAGAGATTGTAGATATAGCAAATTATAATTGTCCTGGGCAAATTGTTATATCAGGTACGAAACAGGGGGTTCAACGAGCTTCAGAATTTCTTAAAGACAAGGGTGCTAAACGTGTCATTGAATTAAATGTTAGTGGCCCCTTTCACTCAAGACTCATGAAGCCAGCAAGTGAATCATTTTCAGAAGTTCTTCAAAACATTAAATTCCAAGATTCAAATGTTCCTGTTGTGATGAATGTTTCAGCAAATGCATCATCAAAGAAAGAAGAACTTCAAGATGCTTTGGAAAGACAATTATATTCTCCTGTTCAATGGGAGGAAACCATTCGTTCCATTCTCGATATGGACGTAGATGCAATAGTCGAAGTCGGTAGTGGGAAGGTATTAAGTGGTCTTGTGCGAAAAGTAGAAAGACGAATGAAGACTTTTTCTGTCCAAGACACAGATAGCTTAAATGAATTTATAAACTGGTACAAGGAGGACTAA
- the fapR gene encoding transcription factor FapR — MRQKKKERQEKLMETIKESPFITDDELAARFDVSIQTIRLDRMELAIPELRERIKSVATNQWNETVKALPIEEVIGEIVDLELDKQALSILDIKEEHVFSRNFIARGHHLFAQANSLAVAVINDELALTRSATIHFTRQVKKGERVVAKAQVVGHDSVKGRTTVKVSTFVENELVFSGEFEMYRSNQRKGE; from the coding sequence ATGAGACAAAAAAAGAAAGAACGCCAAGAAAAACTAATGGAAACAATTAAGGAATCCCCATTTATTACAGATGATGAGCTTGCTGCAAGATTTGATGTTAGTATCCAAACAATTCGTTTAGATCGTATGGAATTAGCTATACCCGAATTAAGAGAAAGAATTAAGTCTGTCGCAACCAATCAATGGAATGAAACGGTTAAGGCACTTCCAATTGAAGAAGTTATTGGGGAAATTGTGGACTTGGAGTTAGATAAACAGGCCCTGTCCATATTAGATATTAAAGAAGAGCATGTATTTTCACGTAATTTCATTGCTCGTGGTCACCATTTGTTTGCACAAGCCAATTCTTTAGCAGTTGCTGTCATTAATGACGAGCTTGCCTTAACAAGAAGTGCAACGATCCATTTTACCCGTCAAGTTAAAAAAGGAGAGCGGGTAGTGGCAAAGGCACAAGTGGTTGGACATGATTCAGTAAAGGGTCGAACAACAGTGAAAGTTTCTACCTTTGTTGAAAATGAACTTGTTTTTTCAGGTGAATTTGAAATGTATCGTTCAAACCAACGAAAAGGAGAATGA